The Numida meleagris isolate 19003 breed g44 Domestic line chromosome 10, NumMel1.0, whole genome shotgun sequence genome includes a window with the following:
- the LOC110404549 gene encoding C-type lectin domain family 18 member A-like isoform X2, translating to MPGTGCIPGGLCYPQPLSPLCSRPKALPSLPSGLHGDPGAFPSPRLPCGTGLPLGPIPIPSCPLPPAALSGKETFLVLSLHNKLRSKVQPPAANMQKLEWSEELAQLAVARVAGCLEGPAPPPAPQLGWSEALLPVGAGGFVELLERWFAEGRRYDYGAARCTGNATCRHYTQLVWATAGRLGCGRQLCAGSRGRSQAFACAYSPGGNWELAGVPIVPYQHGPWCSLCTAGLSGCFKSWDHGGGLCEVPRNPCRMSCRNGAQLNVSSCQCACAPGYTGRFCQVRCSMRCLHGKFRQEECSCLCDAGYGGAECGTRVPFPFHACDVRIDGDCFTVSPEADTYYGAKAKCQEKGAMLAQIRSQKVQDILAFYLSRLESSNSVMDTDFDTRNFWIGLTYKTSKASFRWDTGEPSAFTSFAFGQPDNQGFGNCVELQAAAAFNWNDQRCKTRNRYLCHFAQEHISRWQRDP from the exons ATGCCGGGGACCGGGTGCATTCCTGGCGGTCTCTGCTACCCCCAGCCACTGTCCCCTTTGTGCTCCCGTCCCAAAGCACTTCCTTCACTCCCCTCGGGTCTCCATGGAGACCCGGGTGCCTTCCCATCTCCCAGGCTGCCGTGTGGGACCGGCCTCCCGCTCggccccatccccatccccagctgccccttgcctcctgcagctctcagcgGGAAGGAGACATTCCTGGTGCTCTCGCTGCACAACAAGCTGAGGAGCAAAGTGCAGCCACCCGCGGCCAACATGCAGAAATTG GAGTGGAGCgaggagctggcacagctggcGGTGGCACGGGTGGCAGGCTGCCTGGAGGGCCCCGCTCCTCCACCGGCCCCACAGCTGGGCTGGAGCGAGGCCTTGCTGCCGGTGGGCGCCGGGGGCTtcgtggagctgctggagcgctGGTTCGCTGAGGGCCGGCGCTACGACTACGGGGCGGCACGCTGCACCGGGAACGCCACCTGCCGCCATTACAcccag CTGGTGTGGGCCACAGCGGGGCGGCTGGGCTGCGGCAGGCAGCTGTGTGCCGGGAGCCGGGGCCGCAGCCAGGCCTTCGCCTGCGCCTACTCACCTGG AGGCAACTGGGAGCTGGCCGGAGTCCCCATCGTCCCCTACCAGCACGGGCCCTGGTGCTCGCTGTGCACCGCCGGCCTCTCCGGCTGCTTCAAGTCCTGGGACCACGGCGGTGGGCTCTGTG AGGTCCCCAGGAACCCGTGCCGCATGAGCTGCAGGAATGGTGCACAGCTCAACGTCAGCAGCTGCCAGTGTGCCTGTGCCCCTGGCTACACCGGGCGCTTCTGCCAAG TGCGGTGCAGCATGCGGTGCCTCCACGGGAAGTTCCGGCAGGAGGAGTGCTCCTGCCTCTGCGATGCTGGCTACGGCGGCGCTGAGTGCGGCA CCAGGGTCCCATTCCCCTTCCATGCCTGCGATGTGAGGATCGACGGTGACTGCTTCACCGTCTCCCCCGAGGCTGACACGTACTATGGGGCCAAAGCCAAGTGCCAG GAGAAAGGGGCTATGCTGGCCCAGATCAGGAGCCAGAAGGTGCAGGACATCTTGGCCTTCTACCTCAGCCGCCTGGAGAGCAGCAACAGTGTGATGGACACCGACTTTGACACCCGTAACTTCTGGATTG GTCTCACCTACAAGACGTCCAAGGCTTCGTTCCGCTGGGACACGGGCGAGCCTTCTGCCTTCACTAGTTTTGCTTTCGGGCAGCCAGACAACCAGGG ATTTGGGAACTGCGTGGAgttgcaggcagcagctgctttcaaCTGGAACGACCAGCGCTGCAAGACCCGAAACCGGTACCTCTGCCATTTTG cccaggagcacATCTCCCGATGGCAGCGGGACCCCTGA
- the LOC110404414 gene encoding RNA-binding Raly-like protein isoform X2: protein MSALSGRDGWRYLDMARDAKPSRARLGQKRPHSSSLYPSTCDLDYSLYRDDFPYRVYEYQKIPPLINRIPVKARRTHARAGGTSSPSPQHGARSSASSTGTRTKLRAEELHSIKEELSQIKARVDSLLESLERMDQRRERLSGCKESEKKRAEVGSASPAPLGEGSRGKEGSGGNGRSDLRNIDSAEESTDTEETVKAHTSDPEGSQ from the exons ATGAGCGCTCTGAGCGGCCGGGACGGGTGGAGGT ATCTGGACATGGCCAGGGATGCCAAGCCGAGCCGGGCCAGGCTGGGCCAAAAGAGGccgcacagcagcagcctgtaCCC CAGTACCTGCGACCTGGACTACAGCCTCTACAGGGATGACTTCCCGTACCG GGTGTACGAGTACCAGAAGATCCCACCCCTCATTAACCGCATCCCCGTCAAGGCCAGGAGAACGCATGCGAGAGCAGGAGGCAcaagcagccccagcccccagcacggGGCACGGAGCAGCGCCAGCTCCACGGGAACGCGGACAAAAC TGCGAGCCGAGGAGCTGCACTCCATCAAGGAGGAGCTGAGCCAGATCAAGGCACGGGTGGACAGCCTGCTGGAGAGCCTGGAGCGCATGGACCAGCGCAGGGAGCGGCTCTCGG GGTGCAAGGAGAGCGAGAAGAAGAGGGCGGAGGTGGGCTCAGCATCGCCGGCCCCGCTAGGAGAGGGCTCCCGGGGCAAGGAGGGGAGCGGAGGGAACGGGCGCAGCGACCTGCGCAACATCGACAGCGCTGAGGAGAGCACGGACACGGAGGAGACG GTGAAGGCCCACACCTCGGACCCCGAGGGGAGCCAGTAG
- the LOC110404549 gene encoding C-type lectin domain family 18 member A-like isoform X1 — protein MPGTGCIPGGLCYPQPLSPLCSRPKALPSLPSGLHGDPGAFPSPRLPCGTGLPLGPIPIPSCPLPPAALSGKETFLVLSLHNKLRSKVQPPAANMQKLEWSEELAQLAVARVAGCLEGPAPPPAPQLGWSEALLPVGAGGFVELLERWFAEGRRYDYGAARCTGNATCRHYTQLVWATAGRLGCGRQLCAGSRGRSQAFACAYSPGGNWELAGVPIVPYQHGPWCSLCTAGLSGCFKSWDHGGGLCEVPRNPCRMSCRNGAQLNVSSCQCACAPGYTGRFCQVRCSMRCLHGKFRQEECSCLCDAGYGGAECGTRVPFPFHACDVRIDGDCFTVSPEADTYYGAKAKCQEKGAMLAQIRSQKVQDILAFYLSRLESSNSVMDTDFDTRNFWIGLTYKTSKASFRWDTGEPSAFTSFAFGQPDNQGFGNCVELQAAAAFNWNDQRCKTRNRYLCHFGERRATALGSPVWAQEHPDSASHAAQEHISRWQRDP, from the exons ATGCCGGGGACCGGGTGCATTCCTGGCGGTCTCTGCTACCCCCAGCCACTGTCCCCTTTGTGCTCCCGTCCCAAAGCACTTCCTTCACTCCCCTCGGGTCTCCATGGAGACCCGGGTGCCTTCCCATCTCCCAGGCTGCCGTGTGGGACCGGCCTCCCGCTCggccccatccccatccccagctgccccttgcctcctgcagctctcagcgGGAAGGAGACATTCCTGGTGCTCTCGCTGCACAACAAGCTGAGGAGCAAAGTGCAGCCACCCGCGGCCAACATGCAGAAATTG GAGTGGAGCgaggagctggcacagctggcGGTGGCACGGGTGGCAGGCTGCCTGGAGGGCCCCGCTCCTCCACCGGCCCCACAGCTGGGCTGGAGCGAGGCCTTGCTGCCGGTGGGCGCCGGGGGCTtcgtggagctgctggagcgctGGTTCGCTGAGGGCCGGCGCTACGACTACGGGGCGGCACGCTGCACCGGGAACGCCACCTGCCGCCATTACAcccag CTGGTGTGGGCCACAGCGGGGCGGCTGGGCTGCGGCAGGCAGCTGTGTGCCGGGAGCCGGGGCCGCAGCCAGGCCTTCGCCTGCGCCTACTCACCTGG AGGCAACTGGGAGCTGGCCGGAGTCCCCATCGTCCCCTACCAGCACGGGCCCTGGTGCTCGCTGTGCACCGCCGGCCTCTCCGGCTGCTTCAAGTCCTGGGACCACGGCGGTGGGCTCTGTG AGGTCCCCAGGAACCCGTGCCGCATGAGCTGCAGGAATGGTGCACAGCTCAACGTCAGCAGCTGCCAGTGTGCCTGTGCCCCTGGCTACACCGGGCGCTTCTGCCAAG TGCGGTGCAGCATGCGGTGCCTCCACGGGAAGTTCCGGCAGGAGGAGTGCTCCTGCCTCTGCGATGCTGGCTACGGCGGCGCTGAGTGCGGCA CCAGGGTCCCATTCCCCTTCCATGCCTGCGATGTGAGGATCGACGGTGACTGCTTCACCGTCTCCCCCGAGGCTGACACGTACTATGGGGCCAAAGCCAAGTGCCAG GAGAAAGGGGCTATGCTGGCCCAGATCAGGAGCCAGAAGGTGCAGGACATCTTGGCCTTCTACCTCAGCCGCCTGGAGAGCAGCAACAGTGTGATGGACACCGACTTTGACACCCGTAACTTCTGGATTG GTCTCACCTACAAGACGTCCAAGGCTTCGTTCCGCTGGGACACGGGCGAGCCTTCTGCCTTCACTAGTTTTGCTTTCGGGCAGCCAGACAACCAGGG ATTTGGGAACTGCGTGGAgttgcaggcagcagctgctttcaaCTGGAACGACCAGCGCTGCAAGACCCGAAACCGGTACCTCTGCCATTTTGGTGAGCGCAGGGCCACagcccttgggtcccccgtgTGGGCCCAGGAGCACCCTGACTCCGCTTCccatgcagcccaggagcacATCTCCCGATGGCAGCGGGACCCCTGA
- the LOC110404414 gene encoding heterogeneous nuclear ribonucleoprotein C-like isoform X1: MRCWQGRDRGPSGHGSAAAVAHPMGCSVEQLWGTLPSSAGTWRGGDHAPNTNPITEPTLGMGTCGRRVSLPCSAAAADLLSSVPSRSSTCDLDYSLYRDDFPYRVYEYQKIPPLINRIPVKARRTHARAGGTSSPSPQHGARSSASSTGTRTKLRAEELHSIKEELSQIKARVDSLLESLERMDQRRERLSGCKESEKKRAEVGSASPAPLGEGSRGKEGSGGNGRSDLRNIDSAEESTDTEETVKAHTSDPEGSQ; encoded by the exons ATGcggtgctggcagggcagggacCGTGGTCCCAGTGGCCATGGGAGCGCGGCTGCCGTTGCCCATCCCATGGGATGCTCCgtggagcagctctggggcacGCTGCCAAGCAGCGCCGGCACATGGCGAGGGGGTGACCACGCTCCAAACACAAACCCCATCACAGAGCCCactctggggatggggacgtgCGGCAGGAGGGTatccctgccctgcagtgctgcagccgCTGACTTGCTGTCCTCCGTCCCCTCCCGCAGCAGTACCTGCGACCTGGACTACAGCCTCTACAGGGATGACTTCCCGTACCG GGTGTACGAGTACCAGAAGATCCCACCCCTCATTAACCGCATCCCCGTCAAGGCCAGGAGAACGCATGCGAGAGCAGGAGGCAcaagcagccccagcccccagcacggGGCACGGAGCAGCGCCAGCTCCACGGGAACGCGGACAAAAC TGCGAGCCGAGGAGCTGCACTCCATCAAGGAGGAGCTGAGCCAGATCAAGGCACGGGTGGACAGCCTGCTGGAGAGCCTGGAGCGCATGGACCAGCGCAGGGAGCGGCTCTCGG GGTGCAAGGAGAGCGAGAAGAAGAGGGCGGAGGTGGGCTCAGCATCGCCGGCCCCGCTAGGAGAGGGCTCCCGGGGCAAGGAGGGGAGCGGAGGGAACGGGCGCAGCGACCTGCGCAACATCGACAGCGCTGAGGAGAGCACGGACACGGAGGAGACG GTGAAGGCCCACACCTCGGACCCCGAGGGGAGCCAGTAG
- the EXOSC6 gene encoding exosome complex component MTR3 yields MPLDHRRLHGPEDSQPPELWAAQPRDGGGEEEEEEEAKSGAAPRDPCALRPLFARAGLLSQAEGSAYVELSGGTKVLCAAWGPREAAEPGGAVGAGRLLCDFRRAPFCARGARPRPGGAAEREAEREAAAALREALEPAVRLSRYPRARLAVSALLLQDGGSALAAAISAASLALADAGVEMYDLAVGCALCRPPPGDDGSASGPWLLQPGEAEERRSAARLTVALLPALNQVSAVLGGGRGGEPEGWGRALRLGVEGCQRLYPVLRHCLLRAARRRDGA; encoded by the coding sequence ATGCCGCTCGATCACCGCCGCCTGCACGGCCCGGAGGACTCGCAGCCGCCGGAGCTGTGGGCAGCGCAGCCCCgggatggaggaggagaggaggaggaggaggaggaggcgaAGAGCGGAGCGGCGCCGCGGGATCCCTGTGCGCTCCGGCCGCTGTTCGCCCGCGCGGGGCTGCTGAGCCAGGCGGAGGGCTCGGCCTACGTGGAGCTGAGCGGCGGCACCAAGGTGCTGTGCGCGGCCTGGGGCCCGCGGGAGGCGGCCGAGCCGGGGGGGGCGGTGGGAGCGGGCCGGCTGCTGTGCGACTTCCGCCGAGCTCCCTTCTGCGCCCGCGGGGCCCGGCCCAGGCCCGGGGGGGCGGCGGAGCGGGAGGCGgagcgggaggcggcggcggcgctgcgGGAGGCGCTGGAGCCGGCGGTGCGGCTGTCCCGGTACCCGCGGGCTCGGCTGGCCGTCAgcgcgctgctgctgcaggacggCGGCTCGGCCCTGGCCGCCGCCATCAGCGCCGCGTCGCTGGCTCTGGCCGACGCGGGGGTGGAGATGTACGACCTGGCCGTGGGCTGCGCGCTGTGCCGCCCTCCGCCCGGCGACGACGGCTCCGCCTCGGGGccgtggctgctgcagcccggGGAGGCCGAGGAGCGCCGTTCCGCCGCCCGCCTGACGGTGGCGCTGCTGCCCGCCCTCAACCAGGTGTCGGCCGTGCTgggcggcggccgcggggggGAGCCCGAGGGCTGGGGCCGGGCGCTGCGGCTCGGCGTGGAGGGCTGCCAGCGCCTGTACCCCGTGCTGCGGCACTGCCTGCTGCGGGCCGCGCGGCGCCGCGACGGGGCCTGA